Proteins encoded within one genomic window of Streptomyces profundus:
- a CDS encoding AAA family ATPase: MTHLVERDQELAALTDMVLRGAGGEGQAALVVSGIGCGKTALLAELGELAREFDFRVLTAFGSLAERRTPGAVLGQLLRDVPHDPADLAALTAGGEDMAARSGGTVTRLGPSALDPEESRALQRICSAVTEQARRTPLVLCVDDVQFMDELSLHGVLLLLRRLPTVPLTLVLTECTLSRPADPRLHAELRRLPGHQPLTLGRLTADGVAALLTTRLGGEQARLLAPECHALSAGNPLLVHALAEDSRHTADGPAPRLEPGEAFLDAATGCLHRGWPALLSIAQALAVLHEDNPAPPTVARLAKVEEGVLERGLRALDNAGLLAEGRPRHAAVRIGALAGCTGQELAVLHRRAAELLYEEGAPPTGVARHLVAAGPLNAPWAVSQLREAAERHLAAGHPARARPCLDTALLYCRDEDERLRLKALLASAAWALDPRMGARHLVELADALRDGRLPAQHAVMLAKYLLWHGRYDEAADAIERITRADGVLADPLAAAEARATRELLSVTYPGLVPHGGVDAGPTRHTAFAGDPRSRGAAALSDVLRHGPAQEPVAAAEAAMRVMRLGKNTHEWLTCAVSALLFADRTTAAAQWCDHWLAEAHSRRVPLWIAEFSSLRAGIALRQGRPLDARRLAKAALTQVPVESWGVCIGGPLANLIQAATDLGDREAGAEYLEVPLPDGLFSSRFGLYYLHARGTHFLADGQPEAALDDFTDCGALMREWGLDQPALIPWRSGAARAHLALGSTGRAHALAREQLALAGEAFTRTRGISLRVLAATSRPVQRGALLRSALAVLEESGDRLQLAGTLTELATADLRSGRFSSSDALLARAAKLAEECGSPRPGVVGRAAAGSRSPAAPTSAVSRPGPGGVGTAVREEAVRLLSPAERRVVGLASAGLSNREISGRLNVTVSTVEQHLTRIFRKLGVRARGDLPRAAGE, from the coding sequence ATGACGCACTTGGTCGAGCGGGACCAGGAGCTCGCCGCACTCACCGACATGGTTCTGCGTGGCGCCGGCGGCGAGGGCCAGGCGGCCCTTGTCGTCAGCGGGATCGGCTGCGGGAAGACCGCGCTCCTTGCCGAACTCGGGGAACTGGCACGCGAGTTCGACTTTCGGGTACTGACCGCCTTCGGCTCCCTGGCCGAGCGCCGCACCCCCGGCGCGGTCCTCGGCCAGCTGCTGCGCGACGTCCCTCACGACCCGGCTGACCTGGCCGCCCTGACGGCCGGGGGCGAGGACATGGCCGCGCGGTCGGGCGGAACCGTCACCCGGCTGGGGCCCTCGGCCCTCGACCCGGAGGAGTCTCGCGCCCTCCAGCGGATCTGCTCCGCGGTGACGGAGCAGGCCCGCCGGACCCCGCTGGTGCTGTGCGTGGACGACGTGCAGTTCATGGACGAACTCTCCCTGCACGGGGTCCTGCTGCTCCTGCGTCGGCTCCCGACCGTCCCGCTCACCCTCGTCCTGACCGAGTGCACCCTGTCGCGCCCCGCCGACCCACGCCTGCACGCCGAGCTCCGCCGCCTGCCCGGGCACCAGCCGCTCACCCTCGGCAGATTGACGGCCGACGGGGTCGCCGCCCTGCTCACCACACGCCTCGGTGGCGAACAGGCTCGGCTGCTGGCCCCCGAGTGCCACGCCCTGAGCGCCGGGAACCCGCTGCTGGTGCACGCGCTCGCGGAGGACAGCCGGCACACCGCCGACGGCCCCGCCCCCCGACTGGAGCCGGGCGAGGCGTTCCTGGACGCCGCCACCGGCTGTCTGCACCGCGGCTGGCCCGCGCTGCTGAGCATCGCCCAGGCCCTCGCCGTCCTGCACGAGGACAACCCCGCTCCCCCGACGGTGGCCCGCCTCGCCAAGGTCGAGGAGGGGGTGCTCGAACGCGGTCTGCGGGCCCTCGACAACGCCGGGCTGCTCGCCGAAGGGCGCCCCCGTCACGCCGCCGTCCGGATCGGTGCGCTGGCCGGCTGCACGGGCCAGGAACTCGCCGTACTGCACCGCCGCGCCGCCGAGTTGCTCTACGAGGAGGGGGCCCCGCCCACCGGGGTCGCCCGCCATCTGGTCGCCGCCGGTCCGTTGAACGCCCCCTGGGCCGTGTCACAGCTCCGGGAGGCGGCCGAACGGCACCTCGCCGCCGGACACCCGGCTCGGGCCAGGCCCTGCCTCGACACCGCGCTGCTGTACTGCCGCGACGAGGACGAGCGGCTCCGGCTCAAGGCCCTGCTGGCCAGCGCCGCCTGGGCTCTCGACCCCCGCATGGGCGCGCGCCACCTGGTCGAGTTGGCCGACGCCCTGCGCGACGGCCGGCTACCCGCACAGCACGCGGTGATGCTGGCCAAGTACCTGCTGTGGCACGGCCGGTACGACGAGGCCGCCGACGCCATCGAGCGGATCACCCGCGCGGACGGCGTCCTCGCCGACCCGCTGGCCGCCGCCGAGGCCCGTGCCACCCGGGAGCTGCTGTCCGTCACCTATCCCGGGCTGGTGCCCCACGGCGGCGTCGACGCCGGCCCGACCCGGCACACCGCCTTCGCCGGGGACCCGCGCAGCCGGGGCGCCGCCGCGCTCTCCGACGTCCTGCGGCACGGCCCGGCCCAGGAGCCGGTCGCCGCCGCCGAGGCCGCCATGCGCGTCATGCGGCTCGGCAAGAACACCCACGAGTGGCTGACCTGCGCCGTGTCCGCCCTGCTGTTCGCGGACCGCACCACGGCCGCTGCCCAGTGGTGCGACCACTGGCTCGCCGAGGCGCACAGCAGGCGGGTCCCGCTCTGGATCGCCGAGTTCTCCTCGCTGCGGGCCGGGATCGCCCTGCGGCAGGGCCGTCCGCTGGACGCCCGCCGCCTCGCGAAGGCCGCGCTCACCCAAGTGCCCGTGGAGAGCTGGGGCGTCTGCATCGGCGGACCGCTGGCCAACCTGATCCAGGCCGCCACCGACCTCGGAGACCGCGAGGCCGGCGCCGAGTATCTCGAAGTCCCGCTGCCCGACGGACTGTTCAGCAGCCGCTTCGGCCTGTACTACCTGCACGCCCGTGGCACCCATTTCCTCGCCGACGGCCAGCCCGAGGCCGCCCTGGACGACTTCACCGACTGCGGCGCCCTGATGCGGGAATGGGGTCTTGACCAGCCCGCGCTGATCCCCTGGCGGTCCGGCGCCGCCCGCGCCCACCTCGCCCTCGGCTCCACCGGCCGCGCCCACGCCCTTGCCCGGGAGCAACTGGCCCTGGCGGGCGAGGCGTTCACCCGCACGCGCGGCATCTCCCTGCGGGTGCTCGCCGCCACCAGCCGCCCCGTCCAGCGCGGTGCGCTGCTGCGCAGCGCGCTGGCGGTCCTTGAGGAGTCGGGCGACCGGCTGCAACTGGCCGGCACCCTCACCGAACTGGCGACCGCCGACCTCCGTTCCGGCCGGTTCTCCTCCTCCGACGCGCTCCTCGCGCGGGCGGCCAAGCTCGCCGAGGAGTGCGGTTCCCCCCGGCCGGGTGTGGTCGGCCGGGCCGCCGCCGGGTCCCGCTCCCCCGCCGCCCCCACCAGCGCTGTCTCCCGCCCCGGTCCCGGCGGTGTGGGGACGGCGGTCCGTGAGGAGGCCGTGCGCCTGCTCAGCCCCGCCGAACGGCGGGTGGTCGGGTTGGCCTCCGCCGGACTCAGCAACAGGGAGATCTCCGGGCGACTCAACGTCACCGTCAGCACGGTCGAACAGCACCTGACCCGCATCTTCCGCAAGCTCGGCGTCCGCGCCCGGGGCGACCTGCCCCGGGCGGCCGGCGAGTGA
- a CDS encoding type I polyketide synthase, which yields MNAHSTPDPEELIAVVGMAGRFPGAPDTDSLWQLLMDGREAIRPVPADRWDATVPLDPQLRIPAVGGFLDDIDLFDAGFFGVSPREAASMDPQQRLLLEVGWRALEDSGQRVSDLAGSRTGVYVATVWHDYELLRKARGAGHTSHTLVGTGRDILANRLSYFMRLRGPSMAVDTGCSSGLVGLDLAARALRAGDIDAALVGSANLMMDPHVTVGLTHFGGLSPDGRCASFAKSANGFVRGEGVAAVHLKTLARALRDGDRIHGVLVSTLTNNDGGGHSLVSPSQEGQEDLLLRSYGQRTIPAAALSYVEAHGTGTKRGDPTEAGALGTVLGRARPAGDPLPIGSVKTNIGHLEGSSGLAGLIKVLLALRHRTVPSTLHAEELNPDIPFDELNLSVVREPLALPADGPVYLGVNSFGWGGTNAHVIVASPPDGTAADAGRARPRAAATGLPPVVALSAHRAPVLGRRAAQLRDALTAAGQAGTVEELAATLGRRRDHFSRRAAFVAQDLAEADAALTALGSLDAPDDLTDDASVPGDAGAAAPITGGAVPHGRTAFVFPGQGSQWREMGVALYRDSTLFASVVDRCAKALAPHTDWDLIDVFAPDAGNGAAEGGWAGPRIADTWTERTDVLQPALWAMSLGLAELWRASGVTPDVVLGTSQGEITAATFAGALSYGDAALILARRGALITERVSGRGLMLAVDLDRDAAIRAMDGFEDCVSFAAHNGPHSCVLSGDSEYILALKELLEAEGVYCALVNIDYASHSAGMGELSEELTRSLAAIRPADCAVPIMSSVEATVIDGSALGPGYWVRNLCEPIELVSTMGRLFDEGVTHVVEVSPHPVLQPALEQQTADRDEPLALLTTLRRGRGGTRDMAEALARAYTAGLEPFAALPHDSHFPVPGYPMERQSFWPADGHRSTGAAQGFEATLAPAPGRPGVWHGALELSPVALPWLADHKLYDTALLPGTGMLAIALHTALARAGRLPARLEDVAFTREVAIGDEPARLTAEWRDTPEGGAFQLLSLPAGASEWDVVATARAESAGEADDAPPAFPDWADGSAHELDPEDFYRRWAARGQVYGPAFQGVRSLRRLPCGTEALGEVHLAEELRAGARPRVPHPALWDAGLQVALALEDGDVALMPTAVREIRVLPTGGEPATALWSHAVRAPDGTLGIRVFDADRRALLVLEGLELRPLPGGNTDPGADRLHRIRWTDVTPRQTDQAPEDAGRPAGSPGRWIVCGSTAGGAEALVVALTEAGAEAAHIEADPDRPLGEATADLAGVVFLAPGAHAGPDAQQRGLGHLTEVVRACAALPALPRLAVVTDLAQSATADDAPDPGAALYWGYGRVLQREHPELRTRLVDGDAAHPDWPAECATVLLAADTDDQLALRDGRRLAARLVRGEGDEEEQPVRPWRTVGQPFRLGAARTGAPDTAEFLPLTLPAPRPGEVLVETTTAVVTPADLRDLAAPHTDQAGAVPPLGRTCAGRVIEVGSAGSALRPGDRVVAVVPGALAGRVIADETHVLRLPDALDEAEAAALVLPLAAAWHALTRTGRVADGETVLVHTPALPDALAAVQVARTLGARVLVVGRAAAEDAAALLAAGAEQVHDPADPDWSDAVGAAVGGLGADVAFGPPSGGAAGRVWELLAPDGRFVADATRATGAGPATGQHPVPAGATFGSVDLDGLRAHRPAAFAGLLSEVWELVATRRFTAPPLSRHDCGTATGTTIPLGHTSDQVRLVLTNLGEVGHVAPEPLPGGRFRADGAYLITGGLGALGLSLASFLAERGAGTLVLAGRSAPTEETAARLDALRADGTTVELLRCDVADPAGLRRALDTLREGGLPPLRGVVHAAGVVDDATIGQVTPGQLAKVLRPKAEGARSLEAATAADPLDFFVLFSSAAALVGNAGQAGYAAANAYLDAFAESRRRRGLPALSVQWGPFADIGLAARDEQAGARLGDRGMDSFAAGEAWAALVRMLGRERAVLGYVPIDLRRWFDAAPDTVALSAWRELHAGLQDGGAGATGSAFLTALRQSPEEARPALAEDKVRELASRVLRLDPERLDRDALFESLGLDSLMSLELRNRLEAAFGLRLSPTLLWTYGTLRTLSRALAEQTAAVSEATR from the coding sequence ATGAACGCGCATTCCACACCCGATCCCGAGGAACTGATCGCCGTCGTCGGCATGGCGGGCCGCTTCCCGGGAGCCCCCGACACCGACAGCCTGTGGCAGCTCCTGATGGACGGCCGCGAAGCCATCCGTCCGGTCCCCGCCGACCGCTGGGACGCCACCGTCCCGCTCGACCCCCAACTGCGCATACCCGCCGTCGGCGGCTTTCTCGACGACATCGACCTCTTCGACGCCGGCTTCTTCGGGGTCTCGCCACGCGAGGCGGCCTCGATGGACCCGCAGCAGCGGCTGCTGCTGGAAGTCGGCTGGCGGGCGCTGGAGGACTCCGGACAGCGCGTCTCCGACCTGGCCGGCAGCCGCACCGGCGTCTATGTCGCCACCGTCTGGCACGACTACGAACTGCTGCGCAAGGCCCGAGGCGCCGGCCACACCTCCCACACCCTGGTCGGCACCGGCCGGGACATCCTGGCCAACCGCCTCTCGTACTTCATGAGGCTGCGCGGGCCGAGCATGGCCGTGGACACCGGCTGCTCCTCCGGTCTCGTCGGCCTCGACCTGGCCGCGCGCGCCCTGCGCGCGGGGGACATCGACGCCGCGCTGGTCGGCAGCGCCAACCTGATGATGGACCCGCACGTCACGGTCGGCCTGACCCACTTCGGCGGGCTCTCCCCCGACGGCCGCTGCGCCTCCTTCGCCAAGTCGGCGAACGGCTTCGTCCGCGGCGAGGGCGTCGCCGCCGTCCACCTCAAGACCCTGGCCAGGGCCCTGCGCGACGGCGACCGGATCCACGGGGTGCTCGTCAGCACCCTCACCAACAACGACGGGGGCGGCCACAGCCTGGTCAGCCCCAGCCAGGAGGGCCAGGAGGACCTGCTCCTGCGCAGCTACGGCCAGCGGACCATACCGGCCGCCGCCCTGTCGTACGTGGAGGCCCACGGCACCGGCACCAAGCGGGGCGACCCGACCGAGGCGGGCGCGCTCGGCACCGTCCTGGGCCGGGCCAGACCGGCGGGCGACCCGTTGCCGATCGGCTCGGTGAAGACGAACATCGGCCATCTGGAGGGGAGTTCGGGCCTCGCCGGGCTCATCAAGGTGCTGCTCGCGCTGCGCCACAGGACGGTGCCCTCGACCCTGCACGCCGAGGAGCTCAACCCCGACATCCCCTTCGACGAGCTCAACCTGAGCGTGGTGCGCGAACCACTCGCCCTGCCCGCCGATGGCCCCGTCTACCTCGGGGTGAACTCCTTCGGCTGGGGCGGCACCAACGCCCATGTGATCGTCGCCTCCCCTCCGGATGGCACCGCTGCCGACGCCGGCCGGGCCCGCCCGCGCGCCGCCGCCACCGGGCTCCCTCCCGTGGTGGCGCTCTCCGCGCACCGGGCCCCGGTCCTCGGACGGCGTGCCGCCCAGCTCCGGGACGCGCTCACCGCCGCCGGCCAGGCCGGCACCGTCGAGGAACTCGCGGCCACCCTGGGCCGCCGCCGTGACCACTTCTCCCGGCGGGCCGCGTTCGTCGCCCAGGACCTCGCGGAGGCCGACGCCGCGCTCACCGCCCTCGGCTCCCTCGACGCCCCCGACGACCTCACCGACGACGCGTCCGTCCCGGGGGATGCCGGCGCCGCCGCTCCGATCACCGGGGGCGCCGTGCCGCACGGCCGCACCGCGTTCGTCTTCCCCGGCCAGGGCTCGCAGTGGCGCGAGATGGGGGTGGCGCTCTACCGAGACAGCACCCTCTTCGCCTCCGTCGTCGACCGGTGCGCCAAGGCTCTCGCCCCGCACACCGACTGGGACCTGATCGACGTCTTCGCGCCCGACGCGGGCAACGGCGCGGCCGAGGGTGGCTGGGCCGGCCCGCGGATCGCCGACACCTGGACCGAACGCACCGACGTGCTCCAGCCCGCCCTGTGGGCCATGTCCCTCGGCCTGGCCGAGCTGTGGCGTGCCTCCGGCGTCACGCCCGACGTGGTCCTCGGCACCAGCCAGGGCGAGATCACCGCGGCCACCTTCGCCGGCGCCCTCTCCTACGGCGACGCCGCCCTGATCCTGGCCCGACGCGGCGCCCTGATCACCGAACGGGTCTCCGGCCGGGGCCTGATGCTCGCCGTCGATCTCGACCGGGACGCCGCGATCCGCGCCATGGACGGCTTCGAGGACTGCGTCTCCTTCGCCGCGCACAACGGCCCCCACTCCTGTGTGCTGTCCGGGGACTCCGAGTACATCCTGGCCCTCAAGGAGCTGCTGGAGGCCGAAGGCGTCTACTGCGCGCTGGTCAACATCGACTACGCCTCGCACAGCGCCGGGATGGGCGAACTGAGCGAGGAGCTGACGCGCTCGCTCGCCGCGATCCGCCCCGCCGACTGCGCCGTGCCCATCATGTCGAGCGTCGAGGCCACGGTCATCGACGGAAGCGCGCTCGGGCCCGGCTACTGGGTCCGCAACCTGTGCGAGCCCATCGAGCTGGTCTCCACCATGGGCCGCCTCTTCGACGAGGGCGTCACCCACGTGGTGGAGGTCAGCCCGCACCCCGTGCTCCAGCCCGCCCTCGAACAGCAGACGGCCGACCGCGACGAGCCCCTCGCGCTGCTCACCACCCTGCGCCGTGGCCGGGGCGGCACCCGCGACATGGCCGAGGCCCTCGCCCGCGCCTACACCGCGGGCCTGGAGCCGTTCGCCGCGCTGCCCCACGACAGCCACTTCCCCGTGCCCGGCTATCCGATGGAACGCCAGAGCTTCTGGCCCGCCGATGGGCACCGTTCCACCGGCGCCGCCCAGGGCTTCGAGGCCACCCTGGCCCCTGCCCCCGGCCGGCCCGGGGTCTGGCACGGCGCCCTCGAACTGTCCCCCGTCGCCCTGCCCTGGCTCGCCGACCACAAGCTCTACGACACCGCGCTGCTGCCCGGCACCGGCATGCTCGCCATCGCCCTGCACACCGCCCTGGCCCGTGCCGGGCGTCTCCCCGCCCGGTTGGAGGACGTCGCGTTCACCCGGGAGGTGGCCATCGGCGACGAGCCGGCCAGGCTCACCGCCGAGTGGCGGGACACCCCCGAAGGCGGCGCGTTCCAGCTGCTGTCCCTGCCCGCCGGGGCCAGCGAGTGGGACGTGGTCGCCACCGCCCGTGCCGAGAGCGCCGGCGAGGCCGACGACGCCCCACCGGCCTTCCCCGACTGGGCCGACGGGTCCGCGCACGAGCTGGACCCGGAGGACTTCTACCGGCGGTGGGCCGCCCGCGGCCAGGTCTACGGGCCCGCGTTCCAAGGAGTGCGCTCCCTCCGTCGGCTCCCCTGCGGCACCGAGGCGCTCGGGGAGGTCCACCTCGCCGAGGAGCTGCGGGCCGGCGCCAGGCCCCGGGTCCCGCACCCCGCGCTGTGGGACGCCGGTCTCCAGGTCGCGCTGGCGCTGGAGGACGGTGATGTGGCCCTGATGCCCACCGCCGTGCGGGAGATCCGGGTGCTGCCCACGGGCGGCGAACCCGCCACCGCGCTCTGGTCGCACGCCGTGCGCGCCCCGGACGGCACCCTCGGGATCCGGGTCTTCGACGCGGACCGGCGGGCCCTGCTGGTGCTGGAGGGCCTGGAACTCAGGCCGCTGCCCGGTGGGAACACCGACCCCGGCGCCGACCGGCTGCACCGGATCCGCTGGACCGACGTCACCCCTCGGCAGACGGACCAGGCCCCGGAGGACGCCGGCCGTCCCGCCGGGTCTCCCGGCCGGTGGATCGTCTGCGGCAGCACCGCAGGCGGCGCCGAGGCCCTGGTCGTGGCACTGACCGAGGCCGGTGCCGAGGCCGCCCACATCGAGGCCGACCCGGACCGCCCCCTGGGCGAGGCCACCGCCGACCTGGCCGGGGTGGTGTTCCTGGCGCCCGGCGCCCACGCCGGCCCGGACGCCCAGCAGCGCGGCCTCGGCCACCTCACCGAGGTGGTCCGTGCCTGCGCCGCGCTGCCCGCGCTGCCGCGCCTGGCCGTGGTCACCGACCTGGCGCAGAGCGCCACGGCCGACGACGCCCCCGACCCGGGCGCCGCCCTCTACTGGGGTTACGGACGGGTCCTCCAGCGCGAGCACCCCGAACTGCGCACCCGCCTGGTGGACGGGGACGCCGCCCACCCCGACTGGCCCGCCGAGTGCGCCACCGTCCTGCTCGCCGCCGACACCGACGACCAACTGGCGTTGCGCGACGGCCGCCGGCTGGCCGCCCGGCTGGTGAGGGGCGAGGGCGACGAGGAGGAGCAGCCCGTCCGGCCCTGGCGCACCGTCGGGCAGCCCTTCCGGCTCGGCGCCGCCCGCACCGGCGCCCCCGACACCGCCGAGTTCCTGCCGCTGACCCTGCCCGCGCCCCGGCCGGGCGAGGTGCTCGTGGAGACCACCACCGCCGTGGTGACTCCCGCCGATCTCCGGGACCTGGCGGCCCCGCACACCGACCAGGCCGGTGCCGTCCCGCCGCTCGGCCGGACCTGTGCCGGCCGGGTCATCGAGGTGGGCTCAGCGGGCAGCGCCCTGCGCCCCGGCGACCGAGTGGTCGCGGTGGTCCCCGGTGCCCTGGCCGGGCGGGTCATCGCCGACGAGACCCATGTCCTGCGGCTCCCCGACGCCCTGGACGAGGCCGAGGCAGCCGCCCTGGTGCTGCCCCTCGCCGCCGCCTGGCACGCGCTGACCCGCACCGGCCGGGTCGCCGACGGCGAGACCGTGCTGGTCCACACGCCGGCCCTGCCCGACGCGCTCGCCGCCGTCCAGGTCGCCCGGACCCTGGGCGCCCGCGTCCTGGTGGTCGGACGGGCCGCCGCCGAGGACGCCGCCGCGCTCCTCGCGGCCGGCGCCGAACAGGTCCACGACCCGGCGGATCCCGACTGGTCCGACGCGGTGGGGGCGGCCGTCGGCGGCCTCGGCGCCGACGTGGCCTTCGGCCCCCCTTCCGGCGGCGCCGCCGGAAGGGTCTGGGAACTGCTGGCTCCGGACGGCCGCTTCGTGGCGGACGCCACCCGGGCCACCGGCGCTGGCCCGGCCACCGGCCAGCACCCGGTGCCCGCCGGGGCGACGTTCGGCTCGGTGGATCTCGACGGGCTCCGCGCGCACCGGCCGGCGGCCTTCGCCGGCCTGCTGAGCGAGGTGTGGGAGCTGGTCGCCACCCGCCGGTTCACCGCCCCGCCGCTCTCCCGGCACGACTGCGGGACCGCCACCGGGACCACCATCCCGCTCGGCCACACGTCCGACCAGGTACGGCTGGTCCTCACGAACCTCGGCGAGGTCGGCCACGTCGCCCCCGAGCCGCTGCCCGGCGGCCGGTTCCGTGCCGACGGCGCCTACCTGATCACGGGGGGCCTGGGGGCCCTCGGCCTGTCCCTCGCCAGCTTCCTCGCCGAACGGGGCGCCGGGACCCTGGTCCTCGCCGGCCGTTCCGCCCCCACCGAGGAAACGGCCGCCCGGCTGGACGCGCTGCGCGCCGACGGCACCACCGTGGAGCTCCTGCGGTGCGACGTCGCCGACCCGGCCGGACTGCGTCGGGCCCTGGACACGCTGCGGGAGGGCGGGCTGCCCCCGCTGCGCGGCGTGGTGCACGCCGCCGGCGTGGTCGACGACGCGACCATCGGCCAGGTCACGCCCGGACAGCTCGCGAAGGTGCTCCGGCCGAAGGCCGAAGGGGCGCGGAGCCTGGAGGCCGCGACCGCGGCGGATCCCCTGGACTTCTTCGTGCTGTTCTCCTCGGCGGCGGCCCTGGTGGGCAACGCGGGACAGGCCGGCTACGCCGCAGCCAACGCCTACCTGGACGCGTTCGCCGAATCCCGCCGCCGGCGCGGCCTGCCCGCGCTCAGCGTGCAGTGGGGGCCCTTCGCCGACATCGGTCTGGCCGCCCGCGACGAGCAGGCCGGCGCCCGCCTCGGCGACCGCGGCATGGACAGCTTCGCGGCCGGCGAGGCCTGGGCCGCCCTGGTCCGGATGCTGGGCCGGGAACGCGCGGTCCTCGGCTATGTCCCCATCGACCTGCGGCGCTGGTTCGACGCCGCCCCCGACACCGTCGCCCTCAGCGCCTGGCGGGAGCTGCACGCCGGGCTCCAGGACGGTGGCGCCGGCGCCACCGGCAGCGCCTTCCTGACCGCGCTGCGCCAGTCCCCCGAGGAGGCCAGGCCCGCGCTGGCCGAGGACAAGGTCCGCGAACTGGCCTCCCGGGTGCTGCGCCTGGACCCCGAACGTCTGGACCGCGACGCCTTGTTCGAGTCCCTCGGTTTGGACTCGCTGATGAGCCTCGAACTCCGCAACCGGTTGGAGGCCGCCTTCGGCCTGCGCCTCTCCCCCACCCTGCTGTGGACCTACGGCACCCTCCGCACCCTGTCGAGGGCCCTGGCCGAGCAGACCGCCGCCGTCTCCGAGGCAACCCGGTGA
- a CDS encoding NAD(P)/FAD-dependent oxidoreductase — MKSSDQYDVAILGSGMAGGMLGAVLARNGVKVLLLDAGTHPRFAVGESTIPYTSGMTRLIADRYQVPEMRALSSFKGIRENVSRNCGQKQNFGFVYHREGQPQNPHEINQLVVPSVLRTETHLFRQDIDAYLFHLAVKYGAHPRLNTRIADIDIDPTTGAVLRTDGGKEFRASYVVDGSGFRSPLAEKFSLRETPTRARTHSRCLFTHMVGVEAFDKAPAAARHDQPNPWHHGTLHHVFDGGWLWVIPFDNNPESLNPLCSVGLTLDPRRFPKDDRSPQQEFDDFLAQYPEIAHQFREARTVRPWVSTGRLQYSAKQVVGERFCLTSHAAGFIDALYSRGLTNTMELVNALGWRIIQAAKDGDWSMKRFGYLEDLQQGLFDFHDDVVFSSFVGFRDYELWNAVNRTWMLGTMLGNVMLEDAYYRFERTGNEGVFRELEEHGAPGSPLPVSPGFNRMGHFTRELCEAVEAGTEKSGDAARKILAYVRDADFVPPAFRLGERDTRCFAMSPTKMARNAKWCRTDAPPELGPRMINASKGLVRMRLRAGR, encoded by the coding sequence ATGAAGAGCAGTGATCAGTACGATGTGGCGATCCTCGGCAGTGGCATGGCCGGGGGCATGCTGGGCGCGGTCCTGGCGAGGAACGGCGTCAAGGTGCTGCTTCTCGACGCGGGCACCCACCCCCGGTTCGCCGTCGGCGAGTCGACCATCCCCTACACCTCCGGCATGACCCGGCTGATAGCCGACCGCTACCAGGTGCCGGAGATGCGCGCGCTCTCCAGCTTCAAGGGCATTCGCGAGAACGTCTCCCGCAACTGCGGGCAGAAGCAGAACTTCGGCTTCGTGTACCACCGCGAGGGCCAGCCGCAGAACCCGCACGAGATCAACCAGCTCGTCGTCCCCTCCGTGCTGCGCACCGAGACCCACCTCTTCCGGCAGGACATCGACGCCTATCTGTTCCACCTGGCCGTCAAGTACGGCGCGCACCCGCGGTTGAACACCCGGATCGCCGACATCGACATCGACCCGACCACCGGCGCCGTGCTGCGCACCGACGGGGGCAAGGAGTTCCGCGCCAGCTACGTGGTGGACGGCAGCGGCTTCCGTTCGCCGCTCGCCGAGAAGTTCTCGCTGCGCGAGACCCCCACCCGTGCCCGCACCCACTCCCGCTGCCTGTTCACCCATATGGTGGGCGTCGAAGCCTTCGACAAGGCACCGGCGGCGGCTCGGCACGACCAGCCGAACCCCTGGCACCACGGCACGCTCCACCACGTCTTCGACGGCGGCTGGCTGTGGGTGATCCCCTTCGACAACAACCCGGAATCCCTCAACCCGCTGTGCAGCGTGGGCCTCACCCTGGATCCGCGCCGCTTCCCCAAGGACGACCGGAGCCCGCAGCAGGAGTTCGACGACTTCCTGGCCCAGTACCCGGAGATCGCCCACCAGTTCCGCGAGGCCAGGACGGTCCGGCCGTGGGTGTCCACCGGTCGGCTCCAGTACTCGGCCAAGCAGGTCGTCGGCGAACGGTTCTGCCTCACCTCGCACGCCGCCGGGTTCATCGACGCGCTCTACTCGCGCGGCCTGACCAACACCATGGAACTCGTCAACGCGCTCGGCTGGCGCATCATCCAGGCCGCCAAGGACGGCGACTGGTCCATGAAGCGCTTCGGCTATCTGGAAGACCTCCAGCAGGGCCTGTTCGACTTCCACGACGACGTCGTGTTCAGCTCCTTCGTCGGGTTCCGCGACTACGAGCTGTGGAACGCGGTCAACCGCACCTGGATGCTCGGCACCATGCTCGGCAACGTGATGTTGGAGGACGCCTACTACCGGTTCGAACGCACCGGGAACGAGGGGGTCTTCCGGGAGCTGGAGGAGCACGGCGCCCCCGGCTCCCCGCTGCCGGTGAGTCCCGGGTTCAACCGGATGGGCCACTTCACCCGCGAGTTGTGCGAGGCCGTCGAGGCGGGCACGGAGAAGTCGGGGGACGCGGCCCGCAAGATCCTGGCGTACGTCAGGGACGCGGACTTCGTCCCACCGGCCTTCCGGCTCGGCGAGCGCGACACCCGCTGCTTCGCCATGTCCCCCACCAAGATGGCGAGGAACGCCAAGTGGTGCCGGACGGACGCGCCCCCTGAGCTGGGGCCTCGCATGATCAACGCGAGCAAGGGTCTGGTGCGGATGAGGCTCCGCGCCGGCCGGTAG